TAAAATTCTTTCATCATTACTTTCTGGCAAAACAACAGTTTTTTTATTTTTAACACTTTTTTTAATGAGTTCATATTTAAAACGATGTGGAGTCATAAAATCATAAGCTTGCAACTTATGCACTTCTTCAAAATTAAAATTTTCATTAATCAAGGCGTAATCTTTGCCATCTAAAGCTTCATCAAAATACTTTTGAGCTATTAACTTATCTTCATCATTGATAATAGCCGCTATAGGAGTGTTAAGATTTTTCGCCAATTTTATACTTAGATCAAAACCATCAAGTATTCCAAATTCACAAAAACTATTAACAAGAACAAAATCATATTTACGATTTAATTCTTCATATTCTTCTAAGATGGTATTGAAAAAACTATGCGGATCTTTGCTAAATTCTTCCATAGCTTCTCTAAAAGTAAAACTATAAGCATTTTTTAATGTTTGCTTGATATCAAATTCCTCAAGCCATCCTTGCAAAACAGGAATACGATGTACATAAATCACAGGACAATAAATAGCTATATTTTTATATATCTTGCTATAGTTTTTCAATAATTTCGTGGTGATTAATGTATTTAACTCATCACTCCTAGATCTCATCAAATAAAGATTTGCCATTATTTTCTCCTTGGTTTTAAAAAGTGGAACACTCTTTGCTTTATACTTACTTGAAAAACTATTTTAACAAATAAAAATGAAATTTCATCATTTAAAGGACGAAAATGAAAAAAGTTTTATTCTATGTGTTACCTTTTGCATTTTTTGGATGTTCTGCAACAGTAGATCCACAAATTTCTATGAAGCCGCCTGCTTATGTAGAAGAGCTTGCACCCAAACAAAGCAACAATGTAGAAACTGCACCCGGATCACTTTTTGGAAAAGGAGATAATCCTTTATTCTCTGATAAAAAGGCGATGAATGTAAATGATTTAGTTACTGTGGTTATCCAAGAAAGTACCACTCAAAGCACTCAAGCCAATAAGGCCACAAGTAGAACCAATACTTCCAATTTAGGAGGGGGAGCTTTAACAGGTGGAAGTGGCTTGCTTGGAACTGCAATTGATAAAGTAAATGCTTATTCTAATATAGGCTTTCAAACCAATAGTACTAACAACTACCAAGGAACAGGTGCTCAAAGTCGTAATGAAAGTTTTAATACTACAATTTCAACACGCGTGATTAAAATTTTATCTAATGGCAATTATTTTATCGAAGGTTCAAGAGAGCTTTTGATTAATGGAGAAAAACAAATCATACAACTTAGCGGTGTGATTCGTCCTTATGATATCGGTCAAGATAATACTATAGATAGTAGATATATAGCAGATGCAAAAATTCTTTACAAAACCGAAGGTGAAGTGGATAGAAGTACTAGAAAACCTTGGGGAAGCAAAGTCATAGAAGCTATATGGCCTTTTTAAATAAACTTAAAATTTAAGTCCTTAAAATTAGGACTTAAATTTTATTGCGATTTTATTTTAAACATCCATACTTAAAATAAAATCTATTCTTTTATCTCTCTACTCTTAACCTCATCTTCTACTTCAGCTAAAAATCTATCCACAAGTTCATTTTCTTTGAGTTTTGCTACAACTTCTCCATGTCTTATAACAAGTCCTTGATTTTTTCCAAAAGCTATAGCTACATCAGCACCCTTAGCCTCGCCTAAAGCATTGACAACACAGCCCATAACACTGATATTTAGAGGCTCTTTGATATGTTTAGTTTTTTCTTCTACGATTTTAATAGCGCTAATTAAATCACTTTGAATTCTTCCACAAGTTGGACATGAGATGATATTTACTCCACTTTTTTGCACTCCGCTATCTTGCAAAATTGCTCTTGCGACTTTGATTTCTTCTTCGAGCTCACCGGTCATTGAAACTCTCATAGTATCACCTATACCTTTAAGAAGCAAATTGCCCAAAGCAATAGAACTTTTTATCGTGCTGTGAAATTTAGTCCCTGCTTCTGTTACTCCTAAATGAAAAGGATAATCACAAAGCGGTCTTAATCTTTCATAGGCTTCTATGGTCTTTTGAGTATCAGAGGTTTTCATCGAAATTTTTATATCAAAAAAATCCAAATCCTCTAAAAGCTTGATATTATACAATGCACTTTCTAGCATTGCGTCTACGCCATATCCATATTTATCGCTGAATTCTTTTTCTATGGAGCCATGATTGACGCCTATACGTATAGGAATACCTCGCTCCTTGCAAGCTTTTACTACTTCTTTAATATTTTCTTTTGAGCCTATATTGCCTGGATTTATACGAACTCCATCAATAAATTCAGCACAAAATACAGCTAAATTGTGATTAAAATGTATATCTACAATCAAAGGCAAAGGACTTTTTGCCTTAATCTCTTTTAAAGCTCTTGCATCCGCCATATCCAAACATGCCAAACGCACGATATTAGCTCCTGCAAAATAAAGCCGATTAAGTTGCTCTAAAGAACCTTCAATATCTCTTGTTTTAGTAAAGAGCATAGATTGCACCGAAATAGGCGCATCTCCACCTATTAAAACATCACCCACTTTAATTTGTCTTGTCTTAAATCTTTTATATTCCATTTTCAGCTTCTTTTTGTAAATAATTTTTAAAATTTTAGCTATTTTTTGCTTTAATTCCTCATAAAAAATCAATAGGATCTATATCTACGCTAACATTTTTAAAATTTAAAGCATATTCTTGTATTTTAATTAAAGCTTTATAAAAATCGCTACGAAGTAATATATAAAAACGATATTGCCCTTTTAACATTTCTATACTACAAGCTCCATATCCTATAATTTCAACTTTTAAAATGTGACTGATTTGATCAACTAATTTTTTACACAAATTTTGAGCCTGCTTTTGCTCTTTATCTTCGATCACAATTCTCAAAAGACGCTTAAAAGGAGGATAAAGAT
The window above is part of the Campylobacter coli genome. Proteins encoded here:
- the flgH gene encoding flagellar basal body L-ring protein FlgH: MKKVLFYVLPFAFFGCSATVDPQISMKPPAYVEELAPKQSNNVETAPGSLFGKGDNPLFSDKKAMNVNDLVTVVIQESTTQSTQANKATSRTNTSNLGGGALTGGSGLLGTAIDKVNAYSNIGFQTNSTNNYQGTGAQSRNESFNTTISTRVIKILSNGNYFIEGSRELLINGEKQIIQLSGVIRPYDIGQDNTIDSRYIADAKILYKTEGEVDRSTRKPWGSKVIEAIWPF
- the ispG gene encoding flavodoxin-dependent (E)-4-hydroxy-3-methylbut-2-enyl-diphosphate synthase gives rise to the protein MEYKRFKTRQIKVGDVLIGGDAPISVQSMLFTKTRDIEGSLEQLNRLYFAGANIVRLACLDMADARALKEIKAKSPLPLIVDIHFNHNLAVFCAEFIDGVRINPGNIGSKENIKEVVKACKERGIPIRIGVNHGSIEKEFSDKYGYGVDAMLESALYNIKLLEDLDFFDIKISMKTSDTQKTIEAYERLRPLCDYPFHLGVTEAGTKFHSTIKSSIALGNLLLKGIGDTMRVSMTGELEEEIKVARAILQDSGVQKSGVNIISCPTCGRIQSDLISAIKIVEEKTKHIKEPLNISVMGCVVNALGEAKGADVAIAFGKNQGLVIRHGEVVAKLKENELVDRFLAEVEDEVKSREIKE